Sequence from the Fulvivirga ligni genome:
TTTTCTACTGGCACACCGTGCTTTTCTATATCTTTCTTTAATTCTTCTGTAATCATGTTAATAGTTAAAATAGCTTTAGGTTAATAGTTTCTTTATTAAGCGTTTACCAGGTAGCTTTGTTCAGCCATTTCATAAGCTTTTTCATATTCTGAGTATAAGTTAGACCAATCGAAGTACTCGGATAGGTCTTCTGATTTGTTTCTCATGTCTACTCTCATTCTGCTGGTTTTAGTTACAAACTCAAACAGTATGTTGGCCAGGTTTTCTGCAGCACATTCAAAGCTCTTATTCTCCCTCTCCACCACAAATACACCATGATCCTCGTCTCCGAGAGGTACATTTTTAATATAGTCACCAAAGCCTGAAAGATCAGAAGTAACAGCTGCCACTCCCCTTGCCAGACACTCCAGCGGTGTGTAACCCCATGGTTCATAGTAACTTGGGAAAACACCTAAATGACATGCCCTCACGAACTCGCCATATTCCATTCCAAATAATGGGTTAGTAGATGAAATGAAATCCGGATGGTAAACCACCTTCACTTTGTCATCCTGGTTGTTCACCAAATTGCTGCTTCTTAAATAGTTAAGTATAGGATCAGAACCATCTTCCACAATATTATGCGTTACAATACTCGGCAGAGTTCCTTTTTTCCAGGATTGAATTGTTCTTCTATATCTTAGTTTCCAATAATCATCTACCAAATCGTTTAGGTCCGGAAGCCTATGATCTTTCATACCACTGGCGGCATGAATAAATAACCTTTCCTTGATCTGGCTTACAATGGCGTCACAGTTTTGTGACACCTTATCCAACATAGCCCTGGAATTAAGCACTTCCGGGTTTATGGAGTAAGCAGGCTGTTTAGTAATGAAAAACATCACCACCGTTATAGGCACATGATTCTCCTTCATTTTCCAGTTTAGCCTGGCCAATGCTTCTAAGGTCAGATCGTAACCTTTATTTAGGTATTCGAATCGGCCTGAAGTAAAAAAGTATAAGGTCTTGCTTAAATCAAATGAGTAACTCTGGAAGAAATGACTCATGATAAACTCCTCCAGTATCTTTTTGTATTCGTGGTGAAGGTTTTGCACCTCATGCAGCACTGAAAACCGTTCAATATTTAATCCATTAGGCAAGATATGATCAGGGCTTCTGCCTAACAAATAGGCACATTCTCTACCTGTAACATCACTTACTGTTGTGAATATATGGGCTCCGTGCACGCAAGCACGCTCTATTTTCACCGTAGTCTCAATGTCAAAATGCTTGGCTTCATATTCCCAATCCAAAAACGGAAGGTGATTATAGAAGTCAGGGTCATTCATAGCTAAGTATCTTCCTAACAAGGTTGCGTGGGTAGTGAAAATGGTTTTCACCGGAAGCTGTTCTCTTCTTATTTCAGGGATAGCCGTTCCAGCCATCCACTCATGAAAATGAGCCAGCAGGCTAATATCTTTCTCTAAACATATGCGTGCCAATTCTGACATAAAATGATGCACCATATATCCAAAAGCCATCACTTCATCCATCAAAGGATCATGCTTGGTAAACTCTATATGATGATTCTGCCAGAAATAGTATTTGATGTCTCCCAGCTTGTGCATAACACTATGCGGGTTAAACAGAACCGTATGCGGTCTTCCTGAGACTAACCAACGACCGTGATATACTTCAAAACCCTTAGCTCTGCAGGCATGTACAGCTCTTCCGATAATAGACTCCGTATCTTCGAAGGGCTCAAAGTCCGTAGCAGCATTTGCAGCCACATAAGGACCTATTAAACAATAATGATCTTTCCATTTCTCCACCATTACCGGAGCCTTAGATCTTATTACCGTATAGATACCCCCTACCTGATTACATACTTCCCACGCTATCTCGGTCAAAATCTTTAAAGGAGCGGCATCTTTTTGGAGACTCATAATATCGCTATGATTAAAAGTTAATAAGAGTTATTAAATTTAAATAATTAAGAATATATCAGCCTATGATCAGCAAATAATTTATTTTCTTATCTTATTTATAGTATAACTCACGGGGCAAAAAAAAGTTAGGGCCTTCAAAAACAAAATTTGGGCGGTTAAAACGTTTGCAACGAAATCTCTCCGATTTAAATGAACTGTATTGATGTAATAGTGTTTGATTTATGATTTAATATCTTATTATCTTTGGTTAGACACAGATAAGATAATGTTCTTACATACATAGATTGTAGCATGGAAAACAACCAAGATTTACATACAACCCAAGAAGAGCAAGGCTTCGAGGGCAATTACATAGAGAATTTTCAAGGCAAGGTAAAAGAAGAGGAATTTCATCCCGGCGTAATTGAAGCCTGGGAGAAAATAAATGACCGCCAGCTGATGTTTCATGGCTCTCAATCTTCTCTTGAAATTACTATTGTTTCAGAATACATTTTAAAATTCAGATTCTCTCATGATGGCTATTTTGAAGACGACTTTTCATATGCCATAGACCCGGACTTTAAATTCCCTGACACTGCTCATGCCATAGAGGAAAAGGAAGACGAATTTATTATCTCTACAGATAAGATTAATTGTCACCTCAATAAATACTTCAGAACCAAAATAACTGATAAGGCAGGCAATGTGATAGTGGAAGATGAAAAAGGCTACCACTGGAAAGAAGAAAAGAAATTTGGCGGTAATGTGGTGATTACCACGAAGATAGCGCCTGAAAAAGAACAATATTTTGGCCTGGGAGATAAGTCTACAAGACTTAACTTAAGAGATGGTAGATTTGAACTGTGGGGTACTGACTGTTATGGTTATACAGAAGAAACCGACCCTGTTTATAAAAACATTCCATTCTATCTGGGCCTTCATGAAAATATCGGTTATGGTATTTTTATGGATAACTCATTCCGAACTTTCTTTGACTTTGGCTGGGAAAGAGATGGCGTAACTAGTTTTTGGGCTCAAGGCGGTGAAATGAGATATTATTTCATTTACGGACCTGATCTCATGAGCGTGAGTGAGCGATATACTATGCTTACCGGTACTCCTGAGCTCCCTCCTATGTGGGCTTTGGGCTACCAGCAAAGCAAATGGAGCTATTACCCCGAGTCTGTGGTAAGAGACCTGGCTTTGAAGTTCCGTGAAATGGAGATCCCTTGCGACGTAATCCATTTAGATATAGACTATATGGATGGCTATCGTTGCTTTACATGGGACAAAACAAGATTTCCAGACCCTGCTAAAATGATCGCCGATCTCAATGAGCAAGGCTTTAAAATAGTGGTGATCATTGATCCGGGCATCAAGGTAGACAAGAATTATTTTGTGTATCAGGAAGGTATGGATAACGATTATTTCTGTACCCGCATGGACGGTCCTAAGATGAAAGGATCTGTATGGCCGGGCCCTTGTTACTTCCCTGATTTTACTAATCCGCTGGTAAGAAACTGGTGGGCAGGCTTATATAAAGGTCTCATGGTAGATGATGGTGTAGCCGGCGTTTGGAATGACATGAACGAACCGGCCGTATTTGAAGAAGGCACCTTCCCGAGAGATGTGCGTCATGATTATGACGGCCACCCATGTAGTCATAGAAAAGGCCATAACGTATATGGCATGCAGATGGCCCGAAGTACTTACGAAGGTCAAAAGCGATTCTTAAAACCTCAAAACAAAAGGCCTTTTACCATCACCCGATCTGGTTATGCCGGTCTTCAGAGATTTGCTTCTGTATGGACAGGAGATAATATGGCCACCTGGGATCATTTAAGAATAGCCAACACGCAGTGTCAAAGATTGAGTGCTTCAGGTGTTTCCTTCTCTGGCTCGGATGTAGGTGGATTTATTGGCACACCATCTGGAGAGCTTTATGTAAGATGGGTACAGATGGCCACCTTCCATCCGTTCTTTAGAACGCACTCATCGGGAGATCATGGAGATAAAGAGCCATGGGTTTTTGAAAAAGAATATACTGACATTGTGAAGAAGTTTATCAGCTTCAGATATCAGCTTCTTCCATATATTTACTCTACTTTCTGGCAATATGCTGAGCGCGGCACACCTATGCTAAAATCTCTGCATATGATTAACCAGAACGACCCTGAAAGTTATTATAGAGAAGAGGAATTTTTATTAGGCGATAACATACTTATCTGCCCTATGTCTCTTGAAGGCTCTATTAAAAGAGGCGTATATCTACCTAAGGGAACGTGGTATAATTACTGGAATGATGAGCAATTCAAAGGCGGAAAAGAAATACAGGTGGTAGCTTCACTTCAAGAAATTCCTTTCTTCGTAAAAGCAGGAGCAGTTATACCGCTTCAGCCTAAAATGCAATATACCAACCAGATCACTTATGATCAGTTAGACCTGCTGGTATACAACCTGGAGGGCACGCTTAAGTCTGAGCTATATGAAGATTCTGGAGAAGGCTATGATTACGAAAAAGGCGAGCATTCTTTAAAAACTTTCGAAACATCAGGAGACAAAAGTGTTTTAAAATTAAGTCAGACCATTGATGGTGACTTTAGCCCAGTGTATCAGTCATACAAAATAGTGTTTCATGGCATAAACAACCCAACCAAGGTTATGGTTGATAATAAAGAAACCAAAGTGACCAAAGATGAAAACGGCCATTATTATGTAAATGCACCTAGAGATTTTAATCAAATAATAGTCCACAAAAACCAACAACCATGAGTATTAAAAAGCAGTATTTAAAGTCTAAGTCTACTTGTAAGGTGACTTTTTCGGTAGACAAAAAAGAGGCCAATGGCGCTAACAAAATCTATTTAAGTGGTGATTTTAATGATTGGGCGACCGCAGAAGATGAATTGACATCTTTGAAAAACGGTAGCTTCAAGATTACCAAGGAATTACCTTCAGATAGCGAATATCAGTTTAGATATTTGATTGATGGAGAATATTGGGCTAACGACGGAGAGGCAGATAAATATGCTGATAACGGCGTGTCTAATGAGCAAAACTGTATTTTAGTTATCTAGCAAAAGTTATAAATTTTAAATAAATTATTCATCCAACATATCTCTTGTTGGGTTTGTTAGATAATTATAATACAACTTTATGAATGTTATAAAAGTCC
This genomic interval carries:
- a CDS encoding glycoside hydrolase family 31 protein — protein: MENNQDLHTTQEEQGFEGNYIENFQGKVKEEEFHPGVIEAWEKINDRQLMFHGSQSSLEITIVSEYILKFRFSHDGYFEDDFSYAIDPDFKFPDTAHAIEEKEDEFIISTDKINCHLNKYFRTKITDKAGNVIVEDEKGYHWKEEKKFGGNVVITTKIAPEKEQYFGLGDKSTRLNLRDGRFELWGTDCYGYTEETDPVYKNIPFYLGLHENIGYGIFMDNSFRTFFDFGWERDGVTSFWAQGGEMRYYFIYGPDLMSVSERYTMLTGTPELPPMWALGYQQSKWSYYPESVVRDLALKFREMEIPCDVIHLDIDYMDGYRCFTWDKTRFPDPAKMIADLNEQGFKIVVIIDPGIKVDKNYFVYQEGMDNDYFCTRMDGPKMKGSVWPGPCYFPDFTNPLVRNWWAGLYKGLMVDDGVAGVWNDMNEPAVFEEGTFPRDVRHDYDGHPCSHRKGHNVYGMQMARSTYEGQKRFLKPQNKRPFTITRSGYAGLQRFASVWTGDNMATWDHLRIANTQCQRLSASGVSFSGSDVGGFIGTPSGELYVRWVQMATFHPFFRTHSSGDHGDKEPWVFEKEYTDIVKKFISFRYQLLPYIYSTFWQYAERGTPMLKSLHMINQNDPESYYREEEFLLGDNILICPMSLEGSIKRGVYLPKGTWYNYWNDEQFKGGKEIQVVASLQEIPFFVKAGAVIPLQPKMQYTNQITYDQLDLLVYNLEGTLKSELYEDSGEGYDYEKGEHSLKTFETSGDKSVLKLSQTIDGDFSPVYQSYKIVFHGINNPTKVMVDNKETKVTKDENGHYYVNAPRDFNQIIVHKNQQP
- a CDS encoding isoamylase early set domain-containing protein, with translation MSIKKQYLKSKSTCKVTFSVDKKEANGANKIYLSGDFNDWATAEDELTSLKNGSFKITKELPSDSEYQFRYLIDGEYWANDGEADKYADNGVSNEQNCILVI
- a CDS encoding glycosyltransferase; this translates as MSLQKDAAPLKILTEIAWEVCNQVGGIYTVIRSKAPVMVEKWKDHYCLIGPYVAANAATDFEPFEDTESIIGRAVHACRAKGFEVYHGRWLVSGRPHTVLFNPHSVMHKLGDIKYYFWQNHHIEFTKHDPLMDEVMAFGYMVHHFMSELARICLEKDISLLAHFHEWMAGTAIPEIRREQLPVKTIFTTHATLLGRYLAMNDPDFYNHLPFLDWEYEAKHFDIETTVKIERACVHGAHIFTTVSDVTGRECAYLLGRSPDHILPNGLNIERFSVLHEVQNLHHEYKKILEEFIMSHFFQSYSFDLSKTLYFFTSGRFEYLNKGYDLTLEALARLNWKMKENHVPITVVMFFITKQPAYSINPEVLNSRAMLDKVSQNCDAIVSQIKERLFIHAASGMKDHRLPDLNDLVDDYWKLRYRRTIQSWKKGTLPSIVTHNIVEDGSDPILNYLRSSNLVNNQDDKVKVVYHPDFISSTNPLFGMEYGEFVRACHLGVFPSYYEPWGYTPLECLARGVAAVTSDLSGFGDYIKNVPLGDEDHGVFVVERENKSFECAAENLANILFEFVTKTSRMRVDMRNKSEDLSEYFDWSNLYSEYEKAYEMAEQSYLVNA